The genomic region CTTGCTGGGGATCTTCGCCTTGGGTCCGCTGGGAATTATTGTGGGGCCTTTTCTAGGTGCCGTGGGTGGGGAATTAATCGCCACGCAAAAAGTAAACCAGGCCGTACGGGCAGGGGTTGGTACGCTGGTTGGCTTCCTGGGCGGTGCCTTGATTAAGATAGCGTTACAAACCCTGATGATCGTGTGGTTCTTTGCAGTAATCCTGTAAATTAATTTTCTGTAAACTGGCAAGAATCCAGCTTAAACCCAAGCAAAAGACCCTACCCGTGCAATTTTAGCGGGTGGGGTCTTTAAATTTACTCCGTTTCTGCCTCCTGGGTTACCTCTTTATAAGGAACCAAACTGCCAATTTTCGTATCCTCCGGCAATACCCAAATACCATCGATATCCCGGTCAAAGCCCAATTCATCCTGGGCGCAAATCATACCGTTACTTAGGACACCTCTTAATTTACCTTTTTTAATTTTTCTGCCTCCGGGTAATTTGGCCCCATGTAATGCCACCGGCACCTTTAAGCCAGGAGCTACGTTTTTAGCGCCACACACAATTTGTAAAGGTTCTTCCTGCCCTACGTTAACCAAGCAAACAGTTAATTTTTCCGCATCAGGATGCTTTTCCGTAGAAATTATCTCACCGGCAACAATCTTTTCACTGGTT from Desulfotomaculum nigrificans DSM 574 harbors:
- the ytpR gene encoding YtpR family tRNA-binding protein, with the protein product MKNVTENQLKTSEKIVAGEIISTEKHPDAEKLTVCLVNVGQEEPLQIVCGAKNVAPGLKVPVALHGAKLPGGRKIKKGKLRGVLSNGMICAQDELGFDRDIDGIWVLPEDTKIGSLVPYKEVTQEAETE